The sequence caaacatgatattttcgtaaaaaaaactatttactGTCACAAAGTCGGACCAccaacaatataaaattttcaatttattatgtttatattatgcatattttattattacatctATGAATCAAACAATCCCTTGTATATTAAACTGAATAAACTCGTATACAATAAAAAACCTACACGattctaataatttaattacataattacaTCTCAATACAACAGGTGAAATATATAAAGTTAAAGATTATGGCATTAATTATTTTTGCTACCGATATTATATtatgataccccatggatgagcccacTACCCCTGGCCCATCCCAAGCCCAAATGGAAGACAGACCCATCAAgggcccaggtattctcctataaatatcaggtttgggTGTTCATttgattcattcactatattgttttcagcagcgcccttagctgctccccccatatatcctcagtctctgacttgagcgtcggaggggctacgccaggacaccctcctggcccccttctaacggtcttattcttgatttcaggctcagggtgatcttaaagcccacgtctgaactagtgacgctcgttgggatcggacacgaaatttcccgtgagtatcacttggcgccgtctgtgggaagacttgagttgagacgtagagatggtaggcaggaaaggaagtagaagagctacctcagcatcatcgcgtcctcagagGGGACCCGAACAGTCTCATGTTGAGACAAGACATGAACAACCGCGTCTTGAGACGAGACAGGAACACcctcgtcaagagacaagaaccgagcagccccttcacgagacaagggtcgagccaacccgtcccaatgagaacgtggggaacttgaccctggagcagttgggccaatttatcacccggacagtggatgaggccatgaaaagGAATCAAGAGTCTGTGTTTGTAGAGGAACAGGTCGCTCGTCAGGAACGTGAGGAAAATGTTGAAGTCCATCAGAGCAAGGTGGAGGAGACGCAACCCCTCCCAACtggggagattagtgagatggggGAGATGTGGAAAGAGATACGGAGGTTGAGGGAGCAGGTAGGAAGCAGAGCGCCGGTACCCAAGAGAAGAAGCCCTTTTTCACTAGCCATCTTGGAGGAAGGGCTTCCTCCGAATTTCCGACAATCTAACATTGGTGAGTATGACGGACATACTGAccccgaggaacacttggggagatTTGAGAATGCGGCTTTGTTGCACCAATATTCAGATGGAGTCAGAtgcagggtgtttctgggcacgttggtgaggtcagcccagcaatggtttaaTACCCTGCAGCCCAACTCTATACAGTCTTTTGAGGATTTTGCTACAGCTTTCTTGCACCGATTTGCCAGCAGCAAGAggcatcaaaaaaattatttgagcttgTTTGTGATGAAACAGCAAGAGGCTGAAACTTTGCGAGAAtttgtccagcgtttcaacAGTGCAGCGCTGGAGATACCAGCGGCTACCCccgacatcatgataagtgcttTTACCCAAGGGCTGAGGGGGGGAGAATTTTTCAAGTCGTTGGTCAAGAAACCTCCGTCGAGCTATGATGATTTGTTGGCTCGGGCGGAAAAATATGTGAATCTAGAGGATGCTCAGCGGTACaagaggatggagcagcggCCTGGGGGAGGAAGAGTTGAGGGGACGGAGAGAGGAGGAAGGAAGAGGGGTGCGGGCGAAAGGGAGGAGGACAAAACTAGAGGTAGAGGACAATTCTCCTCACATGTTCCTCTGAACAGGAATCAGGATAAAGTGATGGAGGTAAGGGAATCAGGGGAGAAGGGGGAGAAGTCGCAGAGGGTGGAGAGCAGTACTAGGCTTCCACCGCTAGGCAGGCAAGAAAGATCTTCATCCAGGGATGAACCGAGATCTCGTTCATCATCTAGACGAGGTCGAGGCCCTCCCTGGATAAATCAGAGGGTTGGAGAATGGAGGAGAGAAGATCGAGATCAAGATGTCCCTCGGGAACCTGTCGAGCCGAGGAGGGGAAGGAATGAGGACAACCACCCcacgagaggaatgattcatatgatatcggggggtgctactgatggagatTCCGGGCGAGCTCGGAAGGCGCATGGAAGAAGGTTGGAGAGCTTTGAAATATCTAGGGGTGCAGACTTACCCCAGGATCCGGTCATCAGTTTTGGGCCGGAAGACCTCCGAGGCGTTGTGGCTCCacataacgatgccttggtggtgaCAGCAACCGTTGCCAATTACGATGTGGCACGAatctttattgataatggaagctcaGTGAATATCTTGTTCAAGAGCACTCTGGATCAGATGAAGGTGGAGGGATTTGAGTTCGAGCCGATCTCCACTCCTCTATATGGGTTTGCAGAACATGCCATCCCACCGTTGGGTCAGATTGTCCTTCCTCTATCTTTGGGACATGAGCCTCGACGGGTAACGAAGATGACAACATTTACTGTGGTGGACACCCCATCCGCTTATAATGGAATTCTGGGGCGACCAGCCCTAAAGGATTTCAGAGCTGTAGCGTCCACGTATCATCAGAAGTTGAAGTTTCCTGTAGGGAAGGAGGTTGGAGTCTTATGCGGGGACCAGAGGGTCGCGCGTCGGTGTTACGAGGGGATAGTGAAAGAAGAGGGGAAGAGGGCGCGTGTTGAGGTCAATATGATCAGAAGGGGGCGAAGCGGGTTGCCCATAGTAGTGAGGGAGGTTCATGAGGTGATGGATGAGAAGCCGGAGATCGTGGCATTGGGGCCCGATAAGAAGACGCTAAGGATAGCCCCTGACCTTGACCTAGAGATCAGGGATGAACTCATTACTTGTTTACATGCTAATCTCAGCGGGTTCGCTTGGTCAGCCCAAGAGCTCACATGGACGAGCCCCGATGTAGCAGAACaccgattaaacattttaccaaattcTCGTCCCGTGAAGCAGA comes from Primulina huaijiensis isolate GDHJ02 chromosome 17, ASM1229523v2, whole genome shotgun sequence and encodes:
- the LOC140963338 gene encoding uncharacterized protein, which codes for MKRNQESVFVEEQVARQEREENVEVHQSKVEETQPLPTGEISEMGEMWKEIRRLREQVGSRAPVPKRRSPFSLAILEEGLPPNFRQSNIGEYDGHTDPEEHLGRFENAALLHQYSDGVRCRVFLGTLVRSAQQWFNTLQPNSIQSFEDFATAFLHRFASSKRHQKNYLSLFVMKQQEAETLREFVQRFNSAALEIPAATPDIMISAFTQGLRGGEFFKSLVKKPPSSYDDLLARAEKYVNLEDAQRYKRMEQRPGGGRVEGTERGGRKRGAGEREEDKTRGRGQFSSHVPLNRNQDKVMEVRESGEKGEKSQRVESSTRLPPLGRQERSSSRDEPRSRSSSRRGRGPPWINQRVGEWRREDRDQDVPREPVEPRRGRNEDNHPTRGMIHMISGGATDGDSGRARKAHGRRLESFEISRGADLPQDPVISFGPEDLRGVVAPHNDALVVTATVANYDVARIFIDNGSSVNILFKSTLDQMKVEGFEFEPISTPLYGFAEHAIPPLGQIVLPLSLGHEPRRVTKMTTFTVVDTPSAYNGILGRPALKDFRAVASTYHQKLKFPVGKEVGVLCGDQRVARRCYEGIVKEEGKRARVEVNMIRRGRSGLPIVVREVHEVMDEKPEIVALGPDKKTLRIAPDLDLEIRDELITCLHANLSGFAWSAQELTWTSPDVAEHRLNILPNSRPVKQKKRHFGPEKDIVIKKEVGELLNAGHIREVQFPTWLSNVVLVPKSSGKWRMCVDFRDLNKACPKDCYPLPRIDQLVDSTAGHQYLCMLDAYQGYHQIPLAVEDQDKVSFITSEGTFCYVVMPFGLKNAGATYQRLMDRVFSEQVGRNVEVYVDDIMVKSKDSAQLIPDLVETFATLRSYGLKLNPQKWPLLRCLSYQEADYVLREVHEGCCGNHLGAYALARKVLLAGYSWPSVLHDAQEIVMSCDSCQRHARLHHRPTAMMKAITAACPFDQWGMDIVGPFPIAPAQKKFLLVAVDYFSKWVEAEPLARITESDVLKFLWKNIVCRYGVPRRLISDNGRQFQGAKIQAWCKEMKIQQVFTSVAYPQSNGQVEVTNRTLVQGLKVRLGNAKGNWVEELPSVLWAYRTTPREGTKETPFSLVYGNEAVLPAEIGLESARIMFYDEDNDARRATDLDLLEEKREAASIHMEAYKNRIAQSYNRRVVQRNFQVGDLVLRKVPEEQRGKLDPKWEGPFKVIERLSSGAYYLENAQGKALKRPWNAYQLRKYYS